A region from the Falco cherrug isolate bFalChe1 chromosome 17, bFalChe1.pri, whole genome shotgun sequence genome encodes:
- the LOC114015466 gene encoding uncharacterized protein LOC114015466 isoform X2, producing the protein MVRDLEVPEQPHSEAAALKLQDGHTFPSKLLSSISIPVSTQGSQVATRLEQPDRSLQGKGENITEAGFSPTSTSAGLPQPIFGGGTHQDTPRFTAVSSIPGMKQTEVPSPKTSLLASTVNFHLPRKEIASAFPTRVKIALESARVDWLPTGLPATSKRPKDTNVQVQPDSKAGVTPAYLKKTQSMDAKVTTSVFLQKPTSGDLSAVYSRMTQTSAIPFSPILSLQQETTGSKARNSTAAVIYGSRHPTQLPALHTLPQGNVHPSSLLMHQEALVHDDSLPSPFRGPISTTDRQQPFSLPRTLNCTKHVSQENNRSSHEIAVLVLQRHTDRQIMTSKPEKSRSPESPQAPANLPSLGQLWISTLKLSQTAKELKGATSAPFPGTSTIENAALQPVSTPETVHAGLQPPGTSFPTYVGLQLMGISTSAEKGLHTTTPSTSTSSGSRVQGISVHPVSREAFPTMLQRSTMEDSKRKEVLPQQISKTGSSPLTPQASTVSSPSGLHDNRNQKVPFYSLAPSASQIQQAGSLAASASKLPSLHAQGSPSSSVTPYPELAVPSVAAELPAYLAQAVVQQFGMTHDAATKNLSAFRGDQFTMLPLSPYLSFLLKSTNGMICLQPMQDSSLPKKLPNTSVGGLVSIQQILAVSNSSVLDLANLENLSPSSIILVKPVFILLPSDRPDLQMVPSPESEDDNKTALSFTSKRDLNLGTPESSRDIPMKTSSSYPVSKFLRPETTLPTTYNQQAEKTKVTSQPVLTNPNHTAITSLFQTVTSVPNRLLEPRVRISTAAQALHLHRLPEEMQVPAPSPQDAEGTDLLLRNNTLAEPFTSTVPPLVMSAQQSPHVAPKAFFTTEKPRSSVFPVLSAKGFLDFQTPAQPLFTVTGTVDQVQHGKKLTLRATSHHQGLVATPSSVRAQCADCLTLHSARTIKYPLRMFTSIVPLQSTSQHLLSTESFQRLPSRVQFVPSASSAFSTRPAGSDYKDSAAASTACSGGGALCAKATRTHTTSVKHDLTKHLEFTPIVPKPFVMTEILTTAPARTPFSAKVQMKTTDSVKLLATITHPRMYTSSPASPPSPASTHVPLLSATKRDQIHQAPSKLFSQANLRENAKPTEISTSARKIGTSKFLGTGMSLSAVFNTRTKQTPTGHKVLTPVQPSVSAGSLVALEREPKLTQSMSRSPLAVTSLSAAKNDYITASLTNKKVFHLPTPTIQSDPNLALPTVAGVNKSTVVSTPVGKSEDLLEKGDAATTSQLSTRAPASSPHQASARRPLEKVSLEDNIERETGHSSPDTVMHASEPSTIKAFSISANRLVNKVTNQLAVFNKVAANDAEMLLAGDLIQFLPTPEVPSYSSQSLVALTPQGDSLLGVANTGQSERLLLNTEAEEMLRTNEVTEEAAEGLVTVLTLLDSEPSALLSESHQRRVLQSDAAILNGLAVVSDDVCGSGNYTVQMSLRPVAEASPEVEGLAPSQDTFLALVAVQSNSSQPVLQIRSCCVTPSASPGAPGAMCCLFHRLPFECRHIQLLQSSNSRAASFTIQLFQMLNHSVAYLHCELNVCLHGQTGCEQDCFESVEPLIQPSDRNTYGNLHNLISFGPVLRMKNRFLYKPVEGEIQQLVNVN; encoded by the exons ATGGTTAGAGACTTGGAGGTGCCTGAGCAACCAcactcagaagcagcagctctgaaactCCAGGATGGACACACATTTCCTAGCAAGCTCTTGAGTAGCATAAGCATCCCTGTCTCCACACAAGGATCACAGGTTGCCACACGTCTGGAGCAACCAGACAGGTCACTacaaggaaaaggggaaaatattacTGAGGCTGGTTTCAGTCCTACCAGCACTAGTGCTGGGCTGCCTCAGCCCATATTCGGTGGAGGGACTCATCAAGACACTCCCAGGTTTACAGCTGTCTCTTCCATTCCTGGTATGAAGCAGACAGAGGTGCCAAGTCCTAAAACATCTCTTTTGGCTTCAACAGTAAATTTTCATcttccaagaaaagaaatagcatcTGCATTTCCCACCAGAGTCAAGATTGCTCTTGAAAGTGCAAGGGTGGACTGGTTACCGACAGGACTGCCTGCCACTAGCAAAAGGCCAAAAGACACAAATGTACAAGTCCAGCCTGACAGCAAAGCTGGCGTGACACCTGCATACCTGAAGAAGACTCAGAGTATGGATGCTAAAGTTACAACTTCTGTGTTCCTACAAAAGCCAACTTCAGGGGACCTCAGTGCAGTCTATTCCAGAATGACGCAGACAAGTGCTATTCCATTCTCCCCTATTTTATCTCTGCAGCAAGAAACAACAGGCAGTAAAGCCAGAAACTCAACAGCAGCTGTAATATATGGTTCCAGACATCCAACCCAGTTGCCTGCTCTTCATACACTCCCACAAGGCAATGTGCATCCTTCTTCATTATTGATGCACCAGGAAGCTCTAGTTCATGATGACTCACTTCCATCTCCATTTCGAGGGCCCATTAGCACAACCGATAGACAACAGCCCTTTTCTTTGCCCCGGACTCTCAACTGTACTAAACACGTTTCCCAGGAAAACAACAGGAGCTCTCACGAAATTGCAGTTCTAGTTTTGCAAAGACATACTGATCGTCAGATAATGACAAGTAAACCTGAAAAATCCAGATCCCCCGAGAGCCCACAGGCTCCTGCTAATTTGCCCTCATTAGGCCAGTTATGGATTTCCACATTAAAACTTTCCCAAACGGCTAAAGAGCTAAAAGGAGCAACATCTGCACCCTTTCCAGGTACGTCTACCATTGAGAACGCAGCCCTTCAGCCTGTAAGCACTCCTGAGACTGTTCATGCAGGGCTTCAGCCACCAGGTACATCTTTTCCTACTTATGTTGGATTGCAGCTAATGGGCATCTCCACCTCTGCTGAGAAAGGACTTCACACAACAACTCCATCCACCTCTACTAGTTCTGGATCTCGGGTTCAAGGCATTTCTGTCCATCCTGTATCTCGGGAAGCCTTCCCTACGATGCTGCAGAGGAGCACAATGGAAGACTCCAAGAGAAAGGAAGTTCTCCCACAACAGATAAGCAAAACAGGGTCTTCCCCCCTGACTCCCCAAGCCAGCACAGTCTCCAGCCCCTCTGGACTGCATGACAACAGGAACCAGAAAGTTCCTTTTTACAGCCTTGCCCCTTCAGCCTCCCAGATCCAGCAAgctggcagcctggcagctTCTGCTTCAAAACTGCCCTCACTCCATGCCCAGGGAAGCCCGTCCAGCTCGGTAACACCATATCCTGAACTAGCGGTGCCCAGTGTTGCGGCTGAGCTCCCAGCATATCTGGCACAAGCAGTGGTGCAGCAGTTTGGTATGACACATGATGCAGCTACCAAAAACCTCAGTGCTTTTAGAGGTGATCAATTTACAATGCTACCTTTGTCACCATACTTGTCCTTTCTGCTTAAAAGTACTAATGGCATGATATGCCTGCAGCCCATGCAAGATTCCTCTCTACCTAAAAAACTCCCAAATACCAGTGTTGGGGGTCTGGTTTCCATTCAGCAGATCCTGGCAGTGTCAAATTCTTCAGTGCTGGACCTTGCAAACTTAGAAAATCTGAGTCCTTCTAGCATAATTCTGGTTAAGCCTGTATTTATCCTTTTGCCCAGTGACAGACCAGACTTACAGATGGTGCCCTCTCCTGAGAGTGAAGATGACAACAAAACTGCCCTCTCGTTCACAAGCAAGCGAGATCTGAATTTGGGTACCCCTGAAAGCAGTCGTGATATCCCAATGAAAACTAGTTCCTCTTACCCCGTGAGCAAGTTTTTGAGGCCTGAAACTACTCTTCCTACTACATATAACCaacaagcagagaaaacaaaagtaacTTCTCAGCCAGTGCTAACTAATCCTAATCATACAGCCATCACTAGTTTGTTTCAAACTGTTACCTCAGTACCGAATCGTTTGCTGGAGCCGCGGGTGAGGATTAGCACTGCGGCGCAGGCTCTGCatctgcacaggctgcctgAAGAGATGCAGGTACCTGCTCCCAGTCCCCAAGATGCCGAGGGGACTGATTTGCTTTTACGTAACAATACGTTAGCGGAGCCTTTCACCTCTACTGTGCCACCATTAGTGATGTCTGCACAGCAGAGCCCCCATGTTGCCCCCAAAGCGTTTTTCACCACTGAAAAGCCACGTTCTTCTGTGTTTCCTGTACTGTCAGCAAAGGGCTTCCTGGATTTTCAAACGCCTGCCCAACCTCTGTTTACTGTCACAGGGACTGTAGATCAGGTTCAGCACGGTAAGAAACTAACGCTGCGAGCTACCAGCCATCACCAAGGCTTAGTGGCCACACCTTCCTCTGTCCGTGCACAGTGCGCAGACTGTTTGACCTTGCACTCGGCTAGAACCATAAAATACCCATTAAGGATGTTTACAAGCATCGTGCCATTGCAGTCCACATCACAACATCTCTTAAGTACCGAGTCATTTCAAAGGCTGCCATCAAGAGTTCAGTTTGTACCCAGTGCATCGTCAGCCTTCTCAACACGTCCAGCTGGAAGTGATTACAAAGATTCAGCAGCGGCCAGCACGGCCTGTTCAGGAGGAGGCGCTCTGTGTGCTAAAGCAACACGAACCCACACCACCTCTGTAAAACATGATCTTACTAAACATTTGGAATTTACTCCCATTGTGCCTAAGCCCTTTGTAATGACAGAAATACTGACAACAGCACCAGCACGTACTCCATTTTCAGCAAAGgtccaaatgaaaacaacagatTCTGTGAAACTTCTGGCTACAATTACCCATCCAAGGATGTATACCAGCTCTCCTGCGAGCCCACCTTCACCTGCATCTACACATGTTCCCCTGCTGTCAGCCACGAAACGGGACCAAATCCATCAAGCCCCAAGTAAACTGTTCTCACAGGCCAACTtgagagaaaatgcaaagccaACTGAAATCAGCACAAGTGCAAGAAAAATAGGAACTAGTAAATTCTTGGGAACAGGCATGTCTCTGTCAGCTGTGTTTAACACAAGGACGAAGCAAACCCCCACAGGGCATAAGGTTTTAACCCCAGTACAGCCATCTGTGTCTGCAGGATCTCTTGTTGCTCTTGAGAGAGAGCCTAAATTGACACAGAGCATGTCACGTTCTCCATTAGCAGTgacttctctttctgcagctaaGAATGATTATATCACTGCTTCacttacaaacaaaaaagtgtttcaCCTGCCAACACCAACTATTCAATCTGATCCAAACTTGGCGCTGCCTACAGTTGCCGGAGTCAACAAGTCAACCGTGGTCTCTACACCAGTGGGGAAGAGTGAGGACCTGTTAGAGAAAGGAGATGCAGCCACCACTAGCCAGCTGTCTACTCGGGCACCAGCATCTTCACCACATCAGGCATCAGCGAGACGTCCTTTGGAGAAGGTGTCACTGGAAGATAACATTGAACGTGAGACCGGTCATTCCAGCCCTGACACTGTCATGCATGCCAGTGAGCCCTCgacaataaaagcattttctatcTCTGCTAATAGGCTTGTAAATAAGGTTACTAATCAGTTAGCTGTCTTCAATAAAGTAGCTGCCAATGATGCTGAGATGCTTCTAGCCGGAGATCTAATCCAGTTCCTTCCAACCCCAGAGGTCCCCTCATATTCGTCCCAGAGTCTGGTAGCACTTACACCACAGGGGGATTCCTTGCTGGGTGTTGCAAACACTGGGCAGTCTGAGAGGCTGCTCTTGAacacagaggcagaggagatgcTTAGAACAAACGAAGTAACAGAAGAAGCGGCTGAAGGCTTGGTAACTGTTCTAACCCTGCTGGATTCGGAGCCTAGTGCGCTGCTGAGTGAATCACATCAGAGGAGGGTTTTGCAGTCAGATGCTGCCATTCTGAATGG CCTTGCAGTTGTGAGTGATGACGTCTGTGGCTCCGGTAACTACACTGTGCAGATGAGCTTGCGCCCTGTTGCAGAAGCAAGCCCTGAGGTCGAAGGGTTGGCACCTTCCCAAGACACTTTCCTGGCTTTAGTCGCTgtgcagagtaacagcagccAGCCCGTACTCCAGATCCGGTCGTGCTGCGTGACACCCTCTGCCAGCCCGGGGGCACCGGGCGCGATGTGCTGCCTGTTCCACAG GTTGCCATTTGAATGCAGACACATCCAATTACTGCAGAGCAGTAACTCTAGAGCTGCTAGCTTCACCATCCAGCTGTTCCAGATGCTGAATCACTCGGTGGCCTATTTGCACTGTGAGCTTAATGTCTGTCTGCATGGCCAAACAGGATGTGAACAG GACTGCTTTGAAAGTGTGGAGCCACTTATCCAGCCAAGTGACAGGAACACCTATGGAAACCTGCACAACCTGATCTCGTTTGGTCCAGTTTTGAGAATGAAGAACAGGTTTCTATATAAACCTGTGGAAG GTGAAATACAGCAGCTGGTTAATGTTAATTAG
- the LOC114015466 gene encoding uncharacterized protein LOC114015466 isoform X1, whose amino-acid sequence MVRDLEVPEQPHSEAAALKLQDGHTFPSKLLSSISIPVSTQGSQVATRLEQPDRSLQGKGENITEAGFSPTSTSAGLPQPIFGGGTHQDTPRFTAVSSIPGMKQTEVPSPKTSLLASTVNFHLPRKEIASAFPTRVKIALESARVDWLPTGLPATSKRPKDTNVQVQPDSKAGVTPAYLKKTQSMDAKVTTSVFLQKPTSGDLSAVYSRMTQTSAIPFSPILSLQQETTGSKARNSTAAVIYGSRHPTQLPALHTLPQGNVHPSSLLMHQEALVHDDSLPSPFRGPISTTDRQQPFSLPRTLNCTKHVSQENNRSSHEIAVLVLQRHTDRQIMTSKPEKSRSPESPQAPANLPSLGQLWISTLKLSQTAKELKGATSAPFPGTSTIENAALQPVSTPETVHAGLQPPGTSFPTYVGLQLMGISTSAEKGLHTTTPSTSTSSGSRVQGISVHPVSREAFPTMLQRSTMEDSKRKEVLPQQISKTGSSPLTPQASTVSSPSGLHDNRNQKVPFYSLAPSASQIQQAGSLAASASKLPSLHAQGSPSSSVTPYPELAVPSVAAELPAYLAQAVVQQFGMTHDAATKNLSAFRGDQFTMLPLSPYLSFLLKSTNGMICLQPMQDSSLPKKLPNTSVGGLVSIQQILAVSNSSVLDLANLENLSPSSIILVKPVFILLPSDRPDLQMVPSPESEDDNKTALSFTSKRDLNLGTPESSRDIPMKTSSSYPVSKFLRPETTLPTTYNQQAEKTKVTSQPVLTNPNHTAITSLFQTVTSVPNRLLEPRVRISTAAQALHLHRLPEEMQVPAPSPQDAEGTDLLLRNNTLAEPFTSTVPPLVMSAQQSPHVAPKAFFTTEKPRSSVFPVLSAKGFLDFQTPAQPLFTVTGTVDQVQHGKKLTLRATSHHQGLVATPSSVRAQCADCLTLHSARTIKYPLRMFTSIVPLQSTSQHLLSTESFQRLPSRVQFVPSASSAFSTRPAGSDYKDSAAASTACSGGGALCAKATRTHTTSVKHDLTKHLEFTPIVPKPFVMTEILTTAPARTPFSAKVQMKTTDSVKLLATITHPRMYTSSPASPPSPASTHVPLLSATKRDQIHQAPSKLFSQANLRENAKPTEISTSARKIGTSKFLGTGMSLSAVFNTRTKQTPTGHKVLTPVQPSVSAGSLVALEREPKLTQSMSRSPLAVTSLSAAKNDYITASLTNKKVFHLPTPTIQSDPNLALPTVAGVNKSTVVSTPVGKSEDLLEKGDAATTSQLSTRAPASSPHQASARRPLEKVSLEDNIERETGHSSPDTVMHASEPSTIKAFSISANRLVNKVTNQLAVFNKVAANDAEMLLAGDLIQFLPTPEVPSYSSQSLVALTPQGDSLLGVANTGQSERLLLNTEAEEMLRTNEVTEEAAEGLVTVLTLLDSEPSALLSESHQRRVLQSDAAILNGLAVVSDDVCGSGNYTVQMSLRPVAEASPEVEGLAPSQDTFLALVAVQSNSSQPVLQIRSCCVTPSASPGAPGAMCCLFHRLPFECRHIQLLQSSNSRAASFTIQLFQMLNHSVAYLHCELNVCLHGQTGCEQDCFESVEPLIQPSDRNTYGNLHNLISFGPVLRMKNRFLYKPVEGPDSAMLVPILLGSLTGFAVLGSAFISLWLHHRQKTKNIGCPQLGEIHGL is encoded by the exons ATGGTTAGAGACTTGGAGGTGCCTGAGCAACCAcactcagaagcagcagctctgaaactCCAGGATGGACACACATTTCCTAGCAAGCTCTTGAGTAGCATAAGCATCCCTGTCTCCACACAAGGATCACAGGTTGCCACACGTCTGGAGCAACCAGACAGGTCACTacaaggaaaaggggaaaatattacTGAGGCTGGTTTCAGTCCTACCAGCACTAGTGCTGGGCTGCCTCAGCCCATATTCGGTGGAGGGACTCATCAAGACACTCCCAGGTTTACAGCTGTCTCTTCCATTCCTGGTATGAAGCAGACAGAGGTGCCAAGTCCTAAAACATCTCTTTTGGCTTCAACAGTAAATTTTCATcttccaagaaaagaaatagcatcTGCATTTCCCACCAGAGTCAAGATTGCTCTTGAAAGTGCAAGGGTGGACTGGTTACCGACAGGACTGCCTGCCACTAGCAAAAGGCCAAAAGACACAAATGTACAAGTCCAGCCTGACAGCAAAGCTGGCGTGACACCTGCATACCTGAAGAAGACTCAGAGTATGGATGCTAAAGTTACAACTTCTGTGTTCCTACAAAAGCCAACTTCAGGGGACCTCAGTGCAGTCTATTCCAGAATGACGCAGACAAGTGCTATTCCATTCTCCCCTATTTTATCTCTGCAGCAAGAAACAACAGGCAGTAAAGCCAGAAACTCAACAGCAGCTGTAATATATGGTTCCAGACATCCAACCCAGTTGCCTGCTCTTCATACACTCCCACAAGGCAATGTGCATCCTTCTTCATTATTGATGCACCAGGAAGCTCTAGTTCATGATGACTCACTTCCATCTCCATTTCGAGGGCCCATTAGCACAACCGATAGACAACAGCCCTTTTCTTTGCCCCGGACTCTCAACTGTACTAAACACGTTTCCCAGGAAAACAACAGGAGCTCTCACGAAATTGCAGTTCTAGTTTTGCAAAGACATACTGATCGTCAGATAATGACAAGTAAACCTGAAAAATCCAGATCCCCCGAGAGCCCACAGGCTCCTGCTAATTTGCCCTCATTAGGCCAGTTATGGATTTCCACATTAAAACTTTCCCAAACGGCTAAAGAGCTAAAAGGAGCAACATCTGCACCCTTTCCAGGTACGTCTACCATTGAGAACGCAGCCCTTCAGCCTGTAAGCACTCCTGAGACTGTTCATGCAGGGCTTCAGCCACCAGGTACATCTTTTCCTACTTATGTTGGATTGCAGCTAATGGGCATCTCCACCTCTGCTGAGAAAGGACTTCACACAACAACTCCATCCACCTCTACTAGTTCTGGATCTCGGGTTCAAGGCATTTCTGTCCATCCTGTATCTCGGGAAGCCTTCCCTACGATGCTGCAGAGGAGCACAATGGAAGACTCCAAGAGAAAGGAAGTTCTCCCACAACAGATAAGCAAAACAGGGTCTTCCCCCCTGACTCCCCAAGCCAGCACAGTCTCCAGCCCCTCTGGACTGCATGACAACAGGAACCAGAAAGTTCCTTTTTACAGCCTTGCCCCTTCAGCCTCCCAGATCCAGCAAgctggcagcctggcagctTCTGCTTCAAAACTGCCCTCACTCCATGCCCAGGGAAGCCCGTCCAGCTCGGTAACACCATATCCTGAACTAGCGGTGCCCAGTGTTGCGGCTGAGCTCCCAGCATATCTGGCACAAGCAGTGGTGCAGCAGTTTGGTATGACACATGATGCAGCTACCAAAAACCTCAGTGCTTTTAGAGGTGATCAATTTACAATGCTACCTTTGTCACCATACTTGTCCTTTCTGCTTAAAAGTACTAATGGCATGATATGCCTGCAGCCCATGCAAGATTCCTCTCTACCTAAAAAACTCCCAAATACCAGTGTTGGGGGTCTGGTTTCCATTCAGCAGATCCTGGCAGTGTCAAATTCTTCAGTGCTGGACCTTGCAAACTTAGAAAATCTGAGTCCTTCTAGCATAATTCTGGTTAAGCCTGTATTTATCCTTTTGCCCAGTGACAGACCAGACTTACAGATGGTGCCCTCTCCTGAGAGTGAAGATGACAACAAAACTGCCCTCTCGTTCACAAGCAAGCGAGATCTGAATTTGGGTACCCCTGAAAGCAGTCGTGATATCCCAATGAAAACTAGTTCCTCTTACCCCGTGAGCAAGTTTTTGAGGCCTGAAACTACTCTTCCTACTACATATAACCaacaagcagagaaaacaaaagtaacTTCTCAGCCAGTGCTAACTAATCCTAATCATACAGCCATCACTAGTTTGTTTCAAACTGTTACCTCAGTACCGAATCGTTTGCTGGAGCCGCGGGTGAGGATTAGCACTGCGGCGCAGGCTCTGCatctgcacaggctgcctgAAGAGATGCAGGTACCTGCTCCCAGTCCCCAAGATGCCGAGGGGACTGATTTGCTTTTACGTAACAATACGTTAGCGGAGCCTTTCACCTCTACTGTGCCACCATTAGTGATGTCTGCACAGCAGAGCCCCCATGTTGCCCCCAAAGCGTTTTTCACCACTGAAAAGCCACGTTCTTCTGTGTTTCCTGTACTGTCAGCAAAGGGCTTCCTGGATTTTCAAACGCCTGCCCAACCTCTGTTTACTGTCACAGGGACTGTAGATCAGGTTCAGCACGGTAAGAAACTAACGCTGCGAGCTACCAGCCATCACCAAGGCTTAGTGGCCACACCTTCCTCTGTCCGTGCACAGTGCGCAGACTGTTTGACCTTGCACTCGGCTAGAACCATAAAATACCCATTAAGGATGTTTACAAGCATCGTGCCATTGCAGTCCACATCACAACATCTCTTAAGTACCGAGTCATTTCAAAGGCTGCCATCAAGAGTTCAGTTTGTACCCAGTGCATCGTCAGCCTTCTCAACACGTCCAGCTGGAAGTGATTACAAAGATTCAGCAGCGGCCAGCACGGCCTGTTCAGGAGGAGGCGCTCTGTGTGCTAAAGCAACACGAACCCACACCACCTCTGTAAAACATGATCTTACTAAACATTTGGAATTTACTCCCATTGTGCCTAAGCCCTTTGTAATGACAGAAATACTGACAACAGCACCAGCACGTACTCCATTTTCAGCAAAGgtccaaatgaaaacaacagatTCTGTGAAACTTCTGGCTACAATTACCCATCCAAGGATGTATACCAGCTCTCCTGCGAGCCCACCTTCACCTGCATCTACACATGTTCCCCTGCTGTCAGCCACGAAACGGGACCAAATCCATCAAGCCCCAAGTAAACTGTTCTCACAGGCCAACTtgagagaaaatgcaaagccaACTGAAATCAGCACAAGTGCAAGAAAAATAGGAACTAGTAAATTCTTGGGAACAGGCATGTCTCTGTCAGCTGTGTTTAACACAAGGACGAAGCAAACCCCCACAGGGCATAAGGTTTTAACCCCAGTACAGCCATCTGTGTCTGCAGGATCTCTTGTTGCTCTTGAGAGAGAGCCTAAATTGACACAGAGCATGTCACGTTCTCCATTAGCAGTgacttctctttctgcagctaaGAATGATTATATCACTGCTTCacttacaaacaaaaaagtgtttcaCCTGCCAACACCAACTATTCAATCTGATCCAAACTTGGCGCTGCCTACAGTTGCCGGAGTCAACAAGTCAACCGTGGTCTCTACACCAGTGGGGAAGAGTGAGGACCTGTTAGAGAAAGGAGATGCAGCCACCACTAGCCAGCTGTCTACTCGGGCACCAGCATCTTCACCACATCAGGCATCAGCGAGACGTCCTTTGGAGAAGGTGTCACTGGAAGATAACATTGAACGTGAGACCGGTCATTCCAGCCCTGACACTGTCATGCATGCCAGTGAGCCCTCgacaataaaagcattttctatcTCTGCTAATAGGCTTGTAAATAAGGTTACTAATCAGTTAGCTGTCTTCAATAAAGTAGCTGCCAATGATGCTGAGATGCTTCTAGCCGGAGATCTAATCCAGTTCCTTCCAACCCCAGAGGTCCCCTCATATTCGTCCCAGAGTCTGGTAGCACTTACACCACAGGGGGATTCCTTGCTGGGTGTTGCAAACACTGGGCAGTCTGAGAGGCTGCTCTTGAacacagaggcagaggagatgcTTAGAACAAACGAAGTAACAGAAGAAGCGGCTGAAGGCTTGGTAACTGTTCTAACCCTGCTGGATTCGGAGCCTAGTGCGCTGCTGAGTGAATCACATCAGAGGAGGGTTTTGCAGTCAGATGCTGCCATTCTGAATGG CCTTGCAGTTGTGAGTGATGACGTCTGTGGCTCCGGTAACTACACTGTGCAGATGAGCTTGCGCCCTGTTGCAGAAGCAAGCCCTGAGGTCGAAGGGTTGGCACCTTCCCAAGACACTTTCCTGGCTTTAGTCGCTgtgcagagtaacagcagccAGCCCGTACTCCAGATCCGGTCGTGCTGCGTGACACCCTCTGCCAGCCCGGGGGCACCGGGCGCGATGTGCTGCCTGTTCCACAG GTTGCCATTTGAATGCAGACACATCCAATTACTGCAGAGCAGTAACTCTAGAGCTGCTAGCTTCACCATCCAGCTGTTCCAGATGCTGAATCACTCGGTGGCCTATTTGCACTGTGAGCTTAATGTCTGTCTGCATGGCCAAACAGGATGTGAACAG GACTGCTTTGAAAGTGTGGAGCCACTTATCCAGCCAAGTGACAGGAACACCTATGGAAACCTGCACAACCTGATCTCGTTTGGTCCAGTTTTGAGAATGAAGAACAGGTTTCTATATAAACCTGTGGAAG GTCCTGATTCTGCCATGCTGGTACCCATTTTGCTGGGATCTCTTACTGGCTTTGCTGTCCTGGGCAGTGCTTTCATAAGCCTTTGGCTGCACCACaggcagaaaaccaaaaacatagGCTGTCCACAACTCGGAGAAATCCATGGCCTGTGA